The following coding sequences are from one Kosakonia sp. H02 window:
- the mntP gene encoding manganese efflux pump MntP, whose product MNLSATILLAFGMSMDAFAASIGKGATLHKPKFSEALRTGLIFGVIETLTPLIGWGLGMLATQFVLEWNHWIAFVLLVFLGGRMILEGIRGEDCEENETPHRHGFWLLVTTAIATSLDAMAVGVGLAFLQVNIIATALAIGCATLIMSTLGMMVGRFIGPLLGKRAEILGGIVLIGIGAQILYSHFVG is encoded by the coding sequence ATGAACCTTTCTGCTACTATTCTTCTCGCCTTTGGCATGTCGATGGACGCTTTCGCAGCCTCTATCGGCAAAGGGGCGACACTGCATAAACCCAAATTCTCTGAAGCACTGCGCACTGGCCTTATTTTTGGCGTTATTGAAACGCTAACCCCGCTGATCGGTTGGGGGCTCGGCATGCTGGCAACGCAGTTTGTGCTGGAGTGGAATCACTGGATTGCCTTTGTGCTGCTGGTTTTTCTTGGCGGGCGCATGATTCTGGAAGGGATCCGCGGTGAGGATTGTGAGGAGAATGAAACGCCACACCGCCACGGTTTCTGGCTTCTGGTGACCACTGCGATTGCCACCAGCCTGGATGCAATGGCCGTTGGTGTCGGTCTCGCTTTCCTGCAAGTTAATATCATCGCCACCGCGCTGGCTATCGGCTGTGCGACGCTGATTATGTCAACACTGGGTATGATGGTGGGTCGTTTTATCGGTCCACTGCTGGGAAAACGCGCCGAGATCCTCGGCGGTATCGTGCTGATCGGTATCGGCGCGCAGATCCTCTACAGCCACTTTGTTGGTTAA